The nucleotide window TTCAGAAGAAAAGTTATATCAAGACTTAAAAACGTCTAGGGATATAAGTTCTCTAAAAGAAGCAGAAGCACAAAAAACAATAAGGTTATTTCTATACTCCATTAAAAAAGAAGATTGGAGTATAAGCTCTCTTTTTTACGATACAAACAAGGATGGTACAATTAACACCGCATTCGGACCGAAAGAAGCTACACCAGATGTACTCAAGCAATATAGAAAGATGTTTGTTGGTGAAAAAGATCCGTTCACGCAAGAAGGTGGCAAGCAATCTGACGTTGGGTATATTCCACTAAAAGGTTCAATGAGTGTAAGTCTTGAACGAAAAGAAGGTATTTGGTATGTAGATTCCTTTCATGAACAATAATTTTCAAATAACAATAGAAAAGTAACACGTATGGTTCTTAATAACAAAGTTTTAAAATCAGGTCCAAATACAAAAAATAACATGGGATGTGAATTAAAAACAGAGTTGATATGTATTAAATCAATGTGTAAAGGAGGAAGAGGTGTTTTGAAAAAGTTGGGATACATCATATTGGTTGCGCTATCTATTACAGCTTGTAATCCAGAAACTAAATCTACTGATGCAACGAAGGTAAAACAGGTGAACAGCACAGCATCAGAAGTGCCGTCATTTTTTGAGATATCTGTGACTCAAAATGTTAAATGGAAAGAAAGCTCTGTCTTTTCTTATGAGGGGATGGAGTTACGTGGTACAGAAGGGAAGATAGGTATTTTATCTGTACCTTGGAAAGCAGGTGTTCGCAATAAGTACATGTGGCATTTCTTTGGCAACAACATCCCAACAGGTCAATTAACAGTTGTAGCTGTGAAAAAGGGAACAAATGAAGTGCGTAAAGTGTTACTCATCCCGGACAGTGATAAACAAGAATGGACAAGCGGCCGAGGCGGTATTCCTGCGAGCTCGCAAAATCATTCGGACTTGCCGGCGGAAATGGTATTACCGTCAAAAGGTTTGTGGGTACTAAATGCTTATATTGGGGGAGAATTATTCGGCCAAATTGTAGTGGATGTCCAATAATACTTTAAAAATCATGATGATATAAAAAATCAAAGTTACTGACATACTAAACTTCATAAAACGTAAACTGTTTCGCTTCCTGCCTCTACATAAAAACGCAGAAGAGAAGAGTTGAATTTAGATATGTCTGGAATTTGAAGTAACCTTCGGAACATTTTAAAAATTGCCCTTAACGGGCTTTTTTTATAATTCTTTATAAAAGAACCAATATGCTGAGTATCAAAATGCAAAAATGAACATTAGAGAAAAAGTATTTTTCAAAGATATAAACAAAGTATTATCAAAAGCAGATCGTTTTTTAGGTGAAAATCGAATTTCAGGAGGAGGGTTTCATCCTAAAAGACAAGTATACGTTTACTTAACTGTGTCAGAAGATGGGAAATGTATCAGAAATCTTATTGTTGATGCTGAAACCAAAAGACCAATCGCTAAATCAGAACCTTTAAAGAAGCAATAAAACAATAAGACCCATTCGTATGTAGGAGAAAGCAAGAATTGGAAAGGGACACTCCATCTTACTCAATCAGGTGGTAAAGAAGTTGAAGAGGGGACCATCGTATACAAAGGAAAAGACAAACAGGAAATCAAACGCGTGATATGGAAAGTGCAAGGTATGCACGGAGAACGCGGGGGCAACGACTATTTGACGGATGGTATTATCAGAATAAACGGTAGCTGTACAGAGTGTGCGATGCAAGATGAGGGTGAGCCGTACGAGGTAATCGTGGAATGGAATGGAGTAAAAGAAACATTTCAGATGAAACGGCGCTAATCAGTAATACAAACGAGCTTCCAAAAAGTATGACCATTTATGTTTACGCATGGTATAGTTACTCTCTTCATGCGGTTAAAAACTTAAGTACCCTTGGGAATACAAACGGCGGAATTGGCAAGAAAGAGATGAGCATCTGGTGCGTCAATTACAGCATGCAGTAAAACAGCTTTTGCAGGCCGAAAAGCCCATAAGGATTACAAAAACACGTCTGATGAAAATGGCACAAACTCCATACGCCTTGCGTTTCCCCTTATATCATCTTCCGAAAACAGAGGTCTACTTGCAAACAGTAGGAGAAACGGTGATCACGTTTCAAATTCGCCGCATCCAATGGGCAGCAACAGAGATAGCTAAAAGCAATCGGGACGTAACACCGTTTGCAATCCGCGTAAAGGCGAGTTTTTTAGATCCGAAACGGATGAGCGGTGTTGTATGGAAAGAAATTCATCGTCAAGTCGACCGTTTTGCACAATCTAACGCACAAATCGTGTGTGAAAAAGGACGTAAATGCAGTGTGGGTAAAAGTAGTAATTGTAGGCATATAACGGAGAGAAGGAGAATATGAAAGCATTAGTTGCTACTGCTATATATTAATACTCATTATTTTATAATATGTAGTATATTAGAGGATTTAGATTACAAGGGGGGAAATTCATGAAGTATGTATGTTTAGTATTGCTTTCTTGTTTGTTGTTAATGGTCGGGTGTCAGTCAAATGAAAAATCGGCGTTAGATGATAGCACACTCACGTTACAAACAGCCCCAAAAGAAGTAAACCCAAAACATTATGAACTTGTTTCATTAGAAAAGGCAAAAGAAGTCATTCCGTTTACTGTGAAGTTCCCCGTAGATATTCCTGAAGATTACAAAGCAATTCAAGAGGTAGATATTCAAGATTGGGGAAAGAAAAAATAGCAATAGAAATGAAGATACTTTCTAAAGACCCACAACAAAAGGGAGTCGGAATATACACATTGCGAATTGCAAACTTTACTGATGTTGCTTCTAGCATGATTGAACAAAAGGAATACGAAAGAACAGTAAAATTACAAAGCGGAACAACTGCATATTATAAAAACGGACAGATATTCTGGAAAGAAGCCAGTTTGGAATATCATATACAATACCTTCCCTTACCTGACGGCAAAGATACAGATAAACTAGAAAGTGTAATTGATATGGCAAATCAAATGGAATAAAGTCAATTCTGTGTCATTGTATGTGCAAAAATATTACAAAAGTAGAACATGCCAATTCGATGGATTATATTTTAGAAGGGTGCGGCGCAATTACAAATACTCAGCTATTGTTTACAGTTCTTAAAGATTAATAAAGTTGAAAAGAGGGAATTTTCTTTTAGTAAAGGTGCTGTTAAAGGAAAATATTGATAGTCAATATTCGATAAAAAGGCTGTGTCATTTGACAGTCCTTTTACATTCTTGCTCCAATATAACCATCGTTAGTTCCATAAGAAATAAGAAAGTTCTTCATATGAAGAACTCTTAAAAATTAAAAACCTATTGCGAAGGGCCACCATCGCTTGGTGGAAGTGTATTAGATTTTGTACGTTCCAATTCTTGTAATTGATAATCAGTCAGTTTCTGCGATGGGTTGTTTTTTGGTCTCGTTAATCCAATAATAATAAATACAACTATCATACCTACAATCACCCATATCATTATTAAACACATCCTTTGAATAATAATTTCTCATTATTTTATTATGTGTGTTAAAATATCCTTAATGAAATTTTATTCCATATAAAACCTATTAATCCTTCTTTTGTTAAAATATACTGTCGTTAAGTTAAAAAAGTGAAGATCCCCATCAAATTCAGATCCGAAAAGAATGAGCGATGTGGTACGGGAGGAGATTCATCGTCAAGTCAATCGTTTTGTACAATCTGACACACAAGTCGTATGTGAAAAAGGGGCATAAATGAAGTGCATGTAAAAGTAGTAATTGTAGACATATAACGGAGAGAAGGAGAGGAATATGAAAGCTTTACTGGTTACAACTAGGTTCATACCCATGTTGTTTGTAAGCATGACAGCTTGTTCCAAAGAAACTAACAAAGCAATTGATAGAAAGGAATATTATTGGGGGGCTTAAGTGAATACACATGGTAAACTTTAACTATTGATGGTTGGTATTTGTATATTACTTTCCTTTTTCATCAATGGAAAGTATGCAGGCATGTTCCTGTAATAGTCAGTATACTTTCGATAACCGGGGTTATTTTTGCTGTCCTATCAAAAAAACGGACGAATATCATTCTTGGTGTAGTTCTAAATAGTGCTACATTGGTTTTCTTTTTCTTTTTGTTGCTGGCAATGGGGATTGGTGAAGTATAATTGGACAATATAGACCAAATTAACGACTCAGATATGGGTCGTTTTTTCTATGCTACTTTTAATGATTTCATAATGGTTTGTGTTGGATTTTGGTAAACGGAAATAAGCATCTGCTCCAAACGGTTCTCAAATGTTATTTGCTTTTCGATTTCGAGCTGTGGGAACCAATAAAAATAACTGTATAACGTTAATGGCTCCATTCCTAATGGAAACAATTTTTAAACCGATTCAAAGGTATCGCAACGAAATAGCTCGACCACTACCTAGCCTCCTTTTGTTTGTGGATAGTGTGAATGGAATCTGCAAAATCTATCCGTAAGAACTTTACAGGAGTGAGCGTTGTGAAAAAAGTTATTGTTTTCTTTGTAATTGTATTCATATTTGCTGCAGATAACTTGGTTTATGCTAAATCTCCAGAACCAAAGGAAATTAAACCATATACAGAAGACTGGTACGTGACAACAGAAGATATTATTCGAGACATTATTTTTCCAGCTATTGATAAAAGGGTGATACAGGAGTATGGTGGAAGAGAAACTTCTGGTTTTGGTTGGCAGCAACAGAGGATTGTAAATATTGTGTATAACAACAATCACTCTTATGATATTTCCTTAAAAATTCAAGTTCCAGAACGAAACGATGGACCAATTGAATTAAGAGAAGATCTGGTAAAAGTAAGAGTTTCTCCATCTTGTGATAGTCCTAAAATTGTGTGTAGTCACGGCTTTCATGTAGAAGTATTAGAATACCAGCATCAGTAATAGGAAAAACGTTATCTTTAATCGTTAGAACCTTGTTTATAGCAACGCTTGGTTTGTTGAACAAGAATGGGAGACCTCTACAAATTTTTATTAGAAAGCAAGTGTTTTGATCGGGGCTTACATCTACTTGAAATTCTATAAAATGTTACATATGATAATAGGGATTGGGTAAGAGGAGAGTAGTTAAGAATTGTGTAGGTCATTCTGTACCACAACATGACCACATATTACTGTAACGTTTATGATCCACTTTCATCCCTCCGTACGTAATAGACAGCCATGAGTCTTAGCTTCTTTGATACATATAAGAACTTACGTTTGATTTATTGTAAAATAAAACGCGTCATGCGTGCAAGAGTTGCTACGGTAGACGTTAGTGGAATTTTATCGCGTATAAGGAATGAAAACAGAGGGAAGTAGCGTCTTCTGAGCGCTATTGACTCATACTATATAAAAAAGCAGGGAAAAGAGGTATCGAGAGTGATAAAGGAGAAATTCAAATGAACGGGTTAGAATGGACACAATATAAAGCTAATTTCGATGCCGAGCCGCACAAAAAATTATTAGAGCAATACCATCATGTATTTCGTGCAGTGGATGGAGAGGCCGTGTATGAAATGACAAGTCAAGGGTGTACGGTAGAAGAAATCCGGAAGTTGCTTGCAAGCTTTCATTCTACTACAAACCCATAACAAAAACCAGAAGCGTGTAAAATGTACCCTATAGGGTAGACAATTTAGAAAAGGTCTACCTGTAGGGTACATTTTTGTATAAAAAGCTTATAGTTCCAGTAAGAAATAAACTAGATTATTTTTAGGTCAGTCAACTCAGAATAAAGGGTCTTGATTTGGCTAATTTGTCAATTGCTGAATCGCCTTGCGCCCGCTACGCATAATACAACAGCTACATTTACTGCTACAAGCGACAAGCCCACTTGTTCATGTAGGAGTATGGAGGCAATCAGTAGTCCGAAAAAGGGTTGAAGAAGCTGTAGCTGTCCCACTGCGGCTATACCGCCTTGAGCGAGACCGCGGTACCAAAATATAAAGCCGATAAACATACTGAACAGAGATACGTAAGCGAGGCTTAAAAAAGAGGGAACGCTGATATCTGTCCACGAGTTCGGTGTGAAATAAAATGAGAGCGGTAGCATAAGAGGAAGCGATAAAACGAGAGCCCAAGATATCACCTGCCAGTTTCCTAGCTTGCGTGAGAGACGAGCTCCTTCTGCATAACCTAGACCGCATACGATGATGGAAGCTAGCATGCATGCGTCACCTATTGGTGAAGACGAGCTTCCCTGGATTAGAGCGAATCCTGCTACGAGACAGCTGCCTATCACGGAAAAGACCCAGAAAGCCGGTCGAGGGCGTTCACCGCCGCGCAGTACACCAAATATAGCTGTTGCGAGTGGGAGAAGTCCGACGAAAATAATGGCATGCGCAGCCGTCATATATTGAAGCGCCAAGGCTGTCAACAATGGAAACCCAATGACCACACCGAATGCTACAATTAAAAGCGGAATGATGTCTTTTCTCCCAGGGCGTTGTTGCTGAAAGATGAAGAGAAGCACTCCTGCTAATACGCCAGCTATGGCACCGCGGCACACAGTTAGAAATAAAGGACTAAAATCGACCACAGCCAAGCGTGTGGCAGGCAGTGATCCGCTAAAGATAAGTACACCTAAAAACCCATTGGCCCAGCCACTAGACGATTTGTTCATTGCAATCTCTCCCTAATATATTTCTTGATTAAATCAATAAATAAATTTTTATCTGAATCGTTCTTTTCGCTCCATTTATGGATTACAATAAACTCTAAATTGACAATGGTCTTTTATCAATAGCCAGTTATCATAAAAAAATACATGCCAGTTGGGAGGGGGATATAAATGGATATCATCCCGTTTTTAAATCGGAATCTGGCGCTTCCTCTTTATCAGCAGCTCTATCAGTCTCTTAAAGAAGATATACAACAGGGCCGCATTCAAAAAGGAATGAAGCTTCCTTCCAAAAGGCTGCTTGCAAGTCGGCTTGTTATCAGTCAGCAAACTGTGGAGCGCGCCTATGAGCAATTGGCTGCTGAAGGCTATATTATAAGCAAACCAAGAAGCGGCTGGTTTTCTGATTATGATTATTCTGACCTTATCCATGTCCACGGATCCAGCAGATTATCAGTTAAACGAAACGTACAAGAAAACGAACAATTCATTGATTTTCATTTCGGCAATGTGGAT belongs to Ectobacillus sp. JY-23 and includes:
- a CDS encoding DUF4871 domain-containing protein, translating into MKKLGYIILVALSITACNPETKSTDATKVKQVNSTASEVPSFFEISVTQNVKWKESSVFSYEGMELRGTEGKIGILSVPWKAGVRNKYMWHFFGNNIPTGQLTVVAVKKGTNEVRKVLLIPDSDKQEWTSGRGGIPASSQNHSDLPAEMVLPSKGLWVLNAYIGGELFGQIVVDVQ
- a CDS encoding DMT family transporter; the encoded protein is MNKSSSGWANGFLGVLIFSGSLPATRLAVVDFSPLFLTVCRGAIAGVLAGVLLFIFQQQRPGRKDIIPLLIVAFGVVIGFPLLTALALQYMTAAHAIIFVGLLPLATAIFGVLRGGERPRPAFWVFSVIGSCLVAGFALIQGSSSSPIGDACMLASIIVCGLGYAEGARLSRKLGNWQVISWALVLSLPLMLPLSFYFTPNSWTDISVPSFLSLAYVSLFSMFIGFIFWYRGLAQGGIAAVGQLQLLQPFFGLLIASILLHEQVGLSLVAVNVAVVLCVAGARRFSN